In Triticum aestivum cultivar Chinese Spring chromosome 5B, IWGSC CS RefSeq v2.1, whole genome shotgun sequence, the following proteins share a genomic window:
- the LOC123115090 gene encoding uncharacterized protein, producing the protein MGNAKSKDGEHQLEEVVPTGQISGTNHEEYNATLIPFDELDGANYATEPAPSSETNIKESNSSIVNVSGNVDPIYTTETAPTSETNFKESRASIVNVSENVDPRYTTETEWLRVGYHADGQTEPANLTELKVDTEDVIASKHHETITFNIECKKYADNARAEYNARKRAAYRIKRNQDIISSQNENQPVVGKSDHRDHINARRRAAYRNKLSDVLGNQQVIGKSASRQSLSDITNVLENRESTKPNVQDVNALAPQSSDNPANSNYPALSHDASTFSISTAGLSGLVNENESQVANQYYTQETEDRTEAERKRDHRNALRRASYRRKKLPNVLDGNAKTLVVTDNPTSLESFPSSNTLSTVTICDTEHQDTQEADDKTEAERKRDHRNALRRASYLRKKQSTVQVEHAHNLRLSGMLLMI; encoded by the exons ATGGGTAATGCAAAAAGCAAGGACGGTGAACATCAACTAGAAGAGGTCGTTCCTACAG GTCAGATTAGCGGTACAAATCATGAAGAATACAATGCAACCTTGATTCCCTTTGATGAACTAGATGGAGCTAATTACGCGACGGAACCCG CCCCTTCTAGCGAGACAAATATTAAAGAATCTAATTCAAGCATCGTAAACGTATCTGGAAATGTTGACCCAATATACACGACGGAAACAG CCCCTACGAGCGAGACAAATTTTAAAGAATCTAGGGCAAGCATCGTAAACGTATCTGAAAATGTTGACCCACGATACACGACGGAAACAG AATGGTTGAGGGTTGGGTACCATGCTGATGGTCAAACTGAACCGGCTAATCTGACTGAGCTAAAAGTTGACACAGAAG ACGTCATTGCTTCCAAACATCATGAAACTATAACATTCAATATTGAATGCAAAAAATACGCGGATAATGCAAGGGCGGAGTACAATGCAAGGAAACGTGCAGCTTATCGGATTAAACGAAATCAGGATATTATCAGCTCACAAAATGAGAATCAGCCGGTAGTTGGAAAATCTG ATCATAGGGATCATATCAACGCTCGTAGGCGGGCTGCTTATCGCAACAAGTTGTCGGATGTTTTGGGTAACCAACAAGTCATTGGGAAGTCTGCCAGTCGCCAGTCTCTATCAGATATCACAAATGTTCTCGAAAATAGGGAGAGTACTAAACCTAATGTCCAAGATGTAAATGCACTTGCCCCTCAATCCTCAG ACAACCCAGCTAACTCTAACTATCCGGCATTGTCGCATGATGCGTCAACGTTTTCTATTTCAACTGCGGGTCTTTCTGGTCTCGTTAATGAGAATGAAAGTCAAG TAGCAAACCAGTATTACACCCAAGAAACAGAGGATAGAACGGAGGCCGAACGCAAGAGAGACCATAGAAACGCACTGAGAAGGGCCTCCTATCGACGGAAAAAACTACCTAATGTCCTAGATGGAAATGCAAAGACCCTTGTGGTTACAG ACAACCCAACCAGCTTGGAGTCGTTTCCAAGTTCAAATACGTTGTCAACTGTAACCATCTGTGACACGGAGCATCAAG ACACCCAAGAAGCAGATGATAAAACGGAAGCTGAACGCAAGAGAGACCATAGAAACGCCCTCAGGAGGGCTTCCTATCTGCGGAAGAAACAATCTACCGTACAAGTTGAACATGCACACAACCTGCGTTTATCAGGTATGCTATTAATGATTTAA
- the LOC123117140 gene encoding uncharacterized protein, which yields MLSEIDPFDTVYSNIPDSTHVLKLGENCKHCMARKFESETDGFCCRNGQIQLKQPEPIPELKRLWSSMDADSRHFRENIRFFNGHFAFTTLGVSLDENYTNMRSGVYTFRAHGTIYHNVHSFGPSSRPEHLQLYFYDDDPNLDHRKAATKQLDQDVVKRLVDILKENPYSQQFRSLGARKDSLDDYRIDLNTDKRLDQRRYNRPVSSEVAAIWVEGTDLAKRFDRKITLCGNNDERHSIRVTSGAYDPLSYPLFFPMGELGWHPKLPKRNVDWDVVQNPRLYHDDEDDAGMSFCVPLC from the coding sequence ATGCTTAGCGAGATTGATCCATTTGACACTGTCTACTCAAACATTCCAGACAGCACTCACGTCCTGAAACTCGGTGAAAATTGCAAACACTGTATGGCCAGGAAGTTTGAATCTGAGACTGACGGCTTCTGCTGTCGCAATGGTCAGATCCAGCTTAAGCAACCGGAACCAATCCCAGAGCTAAAGAGGCTATGGTCCAGCATGGATGCAGATTCTAGACATTTTCGGGAGAACATACGGTTCTTCAACGGGCATTTCGCCTTCACCACCCTTGGCGTCAGCCTAGATGAAAACTACACAAACATGAGGTCTGGGGTGTACACATTCCGAGCTCACGGCACCATCTACCACAATGTCCATTCGTTCGGGCCAAGCTCGCGTCCAGAACATCTGCAATTGTACTTCTATGACGACGACCCTAACCTAGATCATCGTAAGGCGGCCACCAAGCAATTAGACCAAGATGTCGTGAAGAGGTTAGTAGACATACTCAAAGAAAACCCATACTCCCAGCAATTTAGGAGTTTGGGTGCACGAAAGGACAGCCTTGATGATTATAGGATAGACCTAAACACCGATAAGAGGCTGGACCAAAGAAGGTATAATAGACCGGTGTCCTCTGAGGTTGCTGCAATTTGGGTTGAGGGCACTGACCTAGCAAAAAGGTTTGACCGCAAGATAACACTTTGTGGTAACAACGACGAAAGGCATAGTATTCGTGTGACCTCGGGGGCATACGACCCGTTGTCTTATCCATTATTCTTTCCAATGGGGGAGCTAGGTTGGCATCCGAAGCTACCCAAACGTAATGTTGATTGGGATGTTGTCCAAAATCCTCGTTTGTatcatgatgatgaggatgatgcagGTATGTCGTTTTGTGTCCCACTTTGTTAA